One window of Populus nigra chromosome 5, ddPopNigr1.1, whole genome shotgun sequence genomic DNA carries:
- the LOC133694976 gene encoding catalase-2 isoform X1 codes for MDPYKYRPSSSYNSPFFTTNSGAPVWNNNSSLTVGSRGPILLEDYHLVEKLANFDRERIPERVVHARGASAKGFFEVTNDISHLTCADFLRAPGVQTPVIVRFSTVIHERGSPETLRDPRGFAVKFYTREGNFDLVGNNFPVFFIRDGMKFPDMVHALKPNPKSHIQENWRILDFFSHHPESLHMFSFLLDDIGVPQDYRHMEGSGVNTYTLINKAGKAYYVKFHWKPTCGVKSLLEDEAIKVGGSNHSHATQDLYDSIKAGNYPEWKLFIQIIDPADEDKFDFDPLDVTKTWPEDILPLMPVGRLVLNKNIDNFFAENEQLAFCPAIIVPGIYYSDDKLLQTRIFSYADTQRHRLGPNYLQLPANAPKCAHHNNHHEGFMNFMHRDEEVNYFPSRFDPVRHAERYPNPSVIHTGKREKCIIEKENNFKQPGERYRSFSPDRKERFVRRWVEALSDPRVTYEIRSIWISYWSQVKFPPPCKHLYSYQSPDWMNEYFSLYIKCRSSVLPSTFLVDVKLVI; via the exons ATGGATCCTTACAAG TATCGTCCATCAAGTTCTTACAACTCTCCGTTCTTCACTACAAATTCTGGTGCTCCAGTTTGGAATAATAACTCATCGCTTACTGTTGGTTCCAGAG GTCCGATTCTGCTTGAGGACTATCATTTGGTGGAGAAACTTGCTAATTTTGACAGGGAAAGAATCCCAGAACGTGTTGTTCATGCTAGAGGTGCGAGTGCTAAAGGGTTTTTTGAAGTGACCAATGATATATCTCATCTCACTTGTGCTGATTTCCTTAGAGCCCCTGGAGTCCAGACCCCTGTTATTGTCAGGTTCTCTACTGTTATCCATGAACGCGGCAGTCCTGAAACTCTAAGAGACCCCAGAGGTTTTGCTGTGAAATTCTACACTAGAGAG GGAAATTTTGATCTGGTCGGCAACAATTTCCCAGTCTTCTTCATTCGTGATGGGATGAAGTTCCCTGATATGGTTCATGCTCTCAAGCCCAACCCTAAATCACACATTCAGGAAAACTGGAGGATACTTGACTTCTTCTCACACCATCCCGAGAGCTTGCACATGTTCTCCTTCCTGCTTGATGACATTGGTGTTCCACAAGATTACAGGCACATGGAAGGCTCTGGTGTTAACACCTATACTCTAATCAACAAGGCTGGGAAGGCATATTATGTGAAATTCCACTGGAAACCAACATGTGGGGTCAAGTCTTTATTGGAAGACGAGGCCATAAAAGTTGGTGGATCCAATCACAGTCATGCCACACAGGATCTCTATGACTCCATCAAGGCTGGAAACTACCCTGAGTGGAAGCTTTTCATTCAAATAATTGATCCTGCTGATGAAGACAAGTTTGACTTTGACCCACTTGATGTAACCAAGACTTGGCCTGAAGACATCTTGCCTTTGATGCCTGTGGGCCGCTTGGTGTTGAACAAGAATATTGATAACTTCTTTGCGGAGAACGAGCAGCTAGCATTTTGCCCTGCTATTATAGTGCCTGGTATCTACTATTCGGATGATAAGTTGCTGCAAACTAGAATCTTCTCGTATGCTGATACTCAGAGGCACCGCCTTGGGCCAAATTATCTCCAGCTTCCAGCAAATGCTCCAAAGTGTGCTCATCACAACAATCACCATGAAGGTTTCATGAATTTTATGCATAGGGACGAGGAG GTCAATTACTTCCCCTCAAGGTTTGATCCTGTCCGTCATGCTGAGAGATACCCTAATCCTTCTGTCATTCACACTGGCAAGCGTGAGAAG TGCATAATTGAGAAGGAGAATAACTTCAAGCAGCCTGGCGAGAGATACCGTTCATTTTCACCAGACAG GAAAGAGCGCTTTGTTCGCCGTTGGGTTGAGGCCTTGTCTGACCCAAGGGTTACATATGAAATCCGCAGTATTTGGATATCATACTGGTCTCAGGTGAAGTTTCCACCCCCATGCAAACATTTATACTCATATCAATCTCCTGATTGGATGAATGAATATTTTTCACTATATATAAAATGCAGGAGTTCTGTGTTGCCATCTACTTTTTTGGTTGATGTTAAGCTGGTTATATAG
- the LOC133694145 gene encoding dirigent protein 11-like: MTLNFSHTSSNKHRAMAQILHLYLLATLLLALSFKATSSSRHSGNNGLKSLHFALYQHETINKTGYIIVNGVAGAGVGQTTTPFGTLFAFQDPMTVTANISSKVVAIAEGTSITSSFDGLRSISIAKITLRLKNHMGSISVVGGTHNIKPADHPVVGGTGDFMFVQGYVTSSPVDLRGLTVTYKIVFHLYWPSYANKFSLHDKHVRNDIIT, encoded by the coding sequence ATGACCCTGAATTTCTCACATACTAGCAGCAACAAACATAGAGCCATGGCTCAAATTCTGCACCTCTATCTTCTTGCAACTCTACTTCTTGCTCTTTCTTTTAAGGCCACCTCCTCCTCCCGACACAGCGGCAACAACGGGCTCAAATCTCTCCACTTTGCACTCTACCAGCATGAAACGATAAACAAAACGGGATACATCATAGTGAATGGCGTGGCCGGAGCAGGGGTTGGTCAAACCACAACACCTTTCGGCACCTTGTTTGCTTTCCAAGATCCGATGACTGTGACGGCCAATATATCTTCAAAGGTCGTCGCGATTGCTGAAGGCACCTCTATAACATCTAGTTTTGATGGGCTGAGGAGCATTTCCATCGCTAAGATCACTTTGAGGTTGAAGAATCACATGGGGTCTATCTCTGTTGTTGGGGGGACACATAACATCAAGCCTGCTGATCATCCCGTGGTAGGAGGCACCGGTGACTTCATGTTTGTTCAAGGGTACGTGACCTCCTCTCCGGTGGATCTCCGGGGACTCACTGTTACCTACAAGATTGTGTTCCACCTCTACTGGCCCTCCTATGCCAATAAATTCTCACTTCATGACAAACATGTTCGAAATGATATAATTACTTAG
- the LOC133695085 gene encoding phosphoinositide phosphatase SAC6 encodes MMERAESGQKLYTRMRLWEFPDQYVIEPTDGSCGSSLAVNKADGSMNLIDEVPECSSIRVPKIRIIFGVIGMLKLVAGSYLIVITDRECVGSYLGHPIYKATSLKIFPCDQSVTNSNAEQKKVETEFSGLLNVAERTSGLYFSYDSNLTLSAQRLHDLGDESKLLPLWRQAEPRFLWNNYMLEVLIDNKLDPYLLPVVQGSFQNFQAAIGKEIVDVTLIARRCTRRNGTRMWRRGADSDGYVANFVETEQIVQMNGFTSSFVQVRGSIPFLWEQVVDLTYKPKFEIVRPEEAPRVVERHFLDLRKKYGSVLAVDLVNKHGGEGRLSEKYANAMHRVISDDVRYLHFDFHKICGHVHFEHLSILYDQIVDFLEKNVYLLLNEKGEKMKEQTGVVRTNCIDCLDRTNVTQSMIGRRMLEIQLRRIGVFGAEETISSHPNFDESYKILWANHGDEISIQYSGTPALKGDFVRFGKRSIQGILNDGWNSLARYYLNNFSDGTKQDSIDLLQGHYIVSVSRETTPPSQTGGLESVASFPVALALVLIGFFLALMSLRQVRYDLRHLFFSIMWASLSVAIGAFVKANGRIFCQRPRLNKPRS; translated from the exons ATGATGGAGAGAGCAGAGTCAGGGCAGAAACTGTACACACGGATGCGTTTATGGGAATTCCCAGATCAATATGTGATTGAACCAACTGATGGATCTTGTGGTTCTTCTTTGGCCGTCAATAAGGCTGATGGGTCAATGAATTTGATTG ATGAAGTTCCTGAGTGTAGCTCAATCAGGGTGCCTAAAATTAGGATCATTTTTGGTGTCATTGGGATGCTAAAGCTTGTGGCAG GGTCGTACTTAATAGTTATTACAGATCGTGAATGTGTTGGATCCTACTTAGGACATCCTATCTATAAAGCTACATCATTGAAGATTTTTCCTTGTGACCAATCCGTTACAAATTCTAACGCAGAACAG AAAAAGGTGGAGACTGAATTCTCTGGGCTGCTTAACGTCGCAGAGAGGACTTCTGGTCTGTATTTCTCATATGACTCCAATTTAACGCTGAG TGCTCAGCGATTGCATGATCTGGGTGATGAGTCTAAATTACTTCCTCTTTGGAGACAG GCAGAACCTAGGTTTCTGTGGAACAACTATATGTTGGAGGTTCTCATAGACAACAAG CTTGATCCATACCTACTTCCTGTTGTCCAAGGCA GCTTCCAGAACTTTCAAGCAGCCATTGGGAAAGAAATTGTTGATGTTACTCTGATTGCTAGGAGATGCACAAGGAGAAATG GCACTCGCATGTGGAGAAGAGGAGCTGATTCTGATGGGTATGTTGCTAATTTTGTGGAAACTGAGCAGATTGTTCAGATGAATGGATTCACATCATCATTTGTTCAG GTTCGGGGTTCAATTCCATTTCTTTGGGAGCAAGTTGTTGATTTGACATACAAGCCCAAGTTTGAGATTGTGAGACCTGAGGAGGCT CCTCGAGTGGTGGAGCGGCATTTTCtggatttgagaaaaaaatatgggAGTGTATTAGCGGTTGATCTTGTCAACAAG CATGGAGGTGAGGGGCGCTTGAGCGAAAAATATGCAAATGCAATGCATCGTGTCATTAGTGATGATGTAAG ATATCTGCACTTTGATTTTCATAAAATCTGTGGGCATGTTCACTTTGAGCACCTTTCAATCCTCTACGACCAAATTGTTGATTTCCTTGAGAAAAACGT GTACCTTTTGTTGAATGAAAAGGGTGAGAAAATGAAAGAGCAAACTGGGGTTGTGAGGACCAACTGTATTGATTGCTTAGACCGTACAAATGTTACCCAG AGCATGATAGGGCGAAGAATGTTAGAAATCCAACTTAGAAGGATTGGTGTTTTTGGAGCTGAAGAAACTATTAGCTCCCATCCAAACTTTGACGAAAGCTATAAAATAT TATGGGCTAATCATGGAGATGAGATAAGTATTCAATATTCTGGCACTCCTGCTTTAAAAGGAGACTTTGTGAG ATTTGGCAAGCGGAGTATCCAGGGGATCCTTAATGATGGCTGGAACTCCCTTGCCCGTTATTATTTGAATAACTTTTCTGATGGCACAAAACAG GATTCAATCGATCTCTTACAGGGACATTATATTGTTTCTGTAAGCCGAGAGACAACCCCTCCATCTCAAACAGGAGGCCTTGAGAGTGTAGCT TCTTTCCCAGTGGCTTTAGCATTGGTCTTGATTGGGTTCTTTTTGGCCCTGATGTCACTTAGGCAAG TTCGGTATGACCTCCGACACTTGTTCTTCTCAATCATGTGGGCTAGTCTTAGTGTTGCTATTGGAGCATTTGTGAAGGCAAATGGACGGATTTTCTGCCAACGGCCTCGTCTGAACAAGCCTCGATCTTAA
- the LOC133694976 gene encoding catalase-2 isoform X2 → MDPYKYRPSSSYNSPFFTTNSGAPVWNNNSSLTVGSRGPILLEDYHLVEKLANFDRERIPERVVHARGASAKGFFEVTNDISHLTCADFLRAPGVQTPVIVRFSTVIHERGSPETLRDPRGFAVKFYTREGNFDLVGNNFPVFFIRDGMKFPDMVHALKPNPKSHIQENWRILDFFSHHPESLHMFSFLLDDIGVPQDYRHMEGSGVNTYTLINKAGKAYYVKFHWKPTCGVKSLLEDEAIKVGGSNHSHATQDLYDSIKAGNYPEWKLFIQIIDPADEDKFDFDPLDVTKTWPEDILPLMPVGRLVLNKNIDNFFAENEQLAFCPAIIVPGIYYSDDKLLQTRIFSYADTQRHRLGPNYLQLPANAPKCAHHNNHHEGFMNFMHRDEEVNYFPSRFDPVRHAERYPNPSVIHTGKREKCIIEKENNFKQPGERYRSFSPDRKERFVRRWVEALSDPRVTYEIRSIWISYWSQADKSLGQKLASHLNMRPSI, encoded by the exons ATGGATCCTTACAAG TATCGTCCATCAAGTTCTTACAACTCTCCGTTCTTCACTACAAATTCTGGTGCTCCAGTTTGGAATAATAACTCATCGCTTACTGTTGGTTCCAGAG GTCCGATTCTGCTTGAGGACTATCATTTGGTGGAGAAACTTGCTAATTTTGACAGGGAAAGAATCCCAGAACGTGTTGTTCATGCTAGAGGTGCGAGTGCTAAAGGGTTTTTTGAAGTGACCAATGATATATCTCATCTCACTTGTGCTGATTTCCTTAGAGCCCCTGGAGTCCAGACCCCTGTTATTGTCAGGTTCTCTACTGTTATCCATGAACGCGGCAGTCCTGAAACTCTAAGAGACCCCAGAGGTTTTGCTGTGAAATTCTACACTAGAGAG GGAAATTTTGATCTGGTCGGCAACAATTTCCCAGTCTTCTTCATTCGTGATGGGATGAAGTTCCCTGATATGGTTCATGCTCTCAAGCCCAACCCTAAATCACACATTCAGGAAAACTGGAGGATACTTGACTTCTTCTCACACCATCCCGAGAGCTTGCACATGTTCTCCTTCCTGCTTGATGACATTGGTGTTCCACAAGATTACAGGCACATGGAAGGCTCTGGTGTTAACACCTATACTCTAATCAACAAGGCTGGGAAGGCATATTATGTGAAATTCCACTGGAAACCAACATGTGGGGTCAAGTCTTTATTGGAAGACGAGGCCATAAAAGTTGGTGGATCCAATCACAGTCATGCCACACAGGATCTCTATGACTCCATCAAGGCTGGAAACTACCCTGAGTGGAAGCTTTTCATTCAAATAATTGATCCTGCTGATGAAGACAAGTTTGACTTTGACCCACTTGATGTAACCAAGACTTGGCCTGAAGACATCTTGCCTTTGATGCCTGTGGGCCGCTTGGTGTTGAACAAGAATATTGATAACTTCTTTGCGGAGAACGAGCAGCTAGCATTTTGCCCTGCTATTATAGTGCCTGGTATCTACTATTCGGATGATAAGTTGCTGCAAACTAGAATCTTCTCGTATGCTGATACTCAGAGGCACCGCCTTGGGCCAAATTATCTCCAGCTTCCAGCAAATGCTCCAAAGTGTGCTCATCACAACAATCACCATGAAGGTTTCATGAATTTTATGCATAGGGACGAGGAG GTCAATTACTTCCCCTCAAGGTTTGATCCTGTCCGTCATGCTGAGAGATACCCTAATCCTTCTGTCATTCACACTGGCAAGCGTGAGAAG TGCATAATTGAGAAGGAGAATAACTTCAAGCAGCCTGGCGAGAGATACCGTTCATTTTCACCAGACAG GAAAGAGCGCTTTGTTCGCCGTTGGGTTGAGGCCTTGTCTGACCCAAGGGTTACATATGAAATCCGCAGTATTTGGATATCATACTGGTCTCAG GCTGACAAGTCTCTGGGTCAGAAGCTTGCTTCTCACCTCAATATGAGGCCAAGCATTTGA
- the LOC133693937 gene encoding ubiquitin domain-containing protein DSK2a-like has protein sequence MGGGNGDVEGGNNDTDGGDDEVNVNIRCSNGSKFTVKISLSSTVDSFKQLIANQCDVPSDQQRLIYKGRILKDDQTLQSYGLEADHAVHLVRGFAPSAPVNATAATNTGGSNTAPTNTRAAGSTDDGELGGSGFGSLFPGLGLNGLGGSGGLLGAGLPEFEQVQQQLTQNPNIMRDIMNTPVVQNLMNNPEIMRNLLMNNPQMREIIDRNPELAHILNDPSTLRQTLEAARNPELMREMMRNTDRAMSNIESSPEGFNMLRRMYETVQEPFLNATTMAGNAGGDSANPFAALLGTQTGNQARDGSTNLSTTSSETTTGSPAPNTNPLPNPWSSGGAQTNTTRSNPTSDTRPQAPTGLGGLGLPDLDNMFSAMPDAAMVSQLMQNPAISQMMQSFMSSPQYMNQILGMNPQLRSMLDSNPQLREMMQNPEFLRQLTSPETMQQLLTFQQSLMSQLGQRQSTQAQGQTGAGTGTTNNAGLEMLMNMFGGLGAGSLAVPNRSNVPPEELYATQLSQLQEMGFFDTQENIRALIATAGNVHAAVERLLGSTGQ, from the exons ATGGGAGGCGGTAATGGAGATGTAGAAGGAGGCAATAACGATACCGACGGTGGAGATGACGAAGTCAATGTCAACATCAGATGTTCCAACGGCTCAAAATTCACTGTCAAAATTAGCTTGTCGTCAACCGTTGATTCGTTTAAGCAGCTTATCGCGAATCAGTGTGATGTGCCGTCTGATCAACAGCGATTGATTTATAAGGGTCGGATCTTAAAGGATGATCAAACTCTACAAAGCTAtg GCTTGGAGGCAGATCATGCTGTCCACTTGGTTCGTGGGTTTGCACCATCTGCACCAGTCAATGCAACTGCTGCAACCAATACTGGAGGTTCGAATACTGCTCCGACCAATACTAGAGCTGCTGGCTCTACTGATGATGGAGAACTCGGAGGATCTGGTTTTGGATCACTGTTTCCAGGACTTGGTTTAAATGGCTTGGGGGGCAGTGGTGGTTTGCTTGGAGCTGGACTTCCAGAGTTTGAACAAGTGCAGCAACAGCTGACTCAGAACCCCAACATCATGAGAGACATAATGAACACGCCTGTTGTTCAGAACCTAATGAATAACCCTGAAATCATGCGGAACTTGCTAATGAACAACCCTCAAATGCGTGAAATAATTGACCGAAATCCTGAGCTGGCACATATACTTAATGATCCTAGCACTCTTCGTCAAACACTTGAAGCTGCACGAAACCCAGAGCTCATGCGTGAGATGATGCGCAACACAGATAGAGCTATGAGCAACATTGAATCTTCTCCTGAGGGATTCAACATGCTGAGGCGCATGTATGAAACTGTTCAAGAGCCATTTCTTAATGCAACTACAATGGCTGGAAATGCTGGAGGCGATAGTGCAAACCCATTTGCAGCTCTTTTAGGGACCCAAACTGGGAACCAGGCCAGAGATGGATCAACTAATTTGTCAACCACTAGTTCTGAAACCACCACTGGTTCTCCTGCTCCAAATACCAACCCACTTCCCAACCCTTGGAGCA GTGGAGGTGCCCAAACTAACACCACAAGGTCGAATCCCACCAGTGATACTAGGCCACAGGCACCTACTGGGCTAGGTGGACTTGGTCTCCCTGATCTTGACAATATGTTTAGTGCTATGCCAGATGCTGCTATGGTGAGCCAGTTGATGCAAAATCCAGCTATTTCACAAATGATGCAAAGCTTCATGTCCAGCCCTCAGTACATGAACCAG ATTCTTGGTATGAATCCCCAACTCCGTAGCATGCTTGATTCCAATCCTCAACTAAGAGAAATGATGCAAAACCCAGAATTTCTTCGTCAATTGACGTCTCCTGAGACAATGCAG CAACTTTTGACTTTCCAGCAATCTCTTATGTCTCAACTTGGTCAGCGACAGTCAACCCA GGCACAAGGTCAGACTGGTGCTGGTACAG GAACAAccaacaatgctggtttggagaTGTTAATGAATATGTTTGGTGGGCTTGGGGCTGGCAGCCTGGCTGTTCCCAACAGATCAAATG TGCCCCCAGAAGAACTATATGCGACCCAGTTGTCACAGCTTCAAGAAATGGGTTTCTTTGACACACAAGAGAATATACGAGCACTAATTGCAACTGCAGGGAATGTCCATGCTGCAGTGGAGCGACTTTTGGGAAGCACTGGTCAATAG
- the LOC133694050 gene encoding uncharacterized protein LOC133694050, producing the protein MTNNNNNNNNKDAAAIPDKANEHSEAANSPRRNLNDQEEAIAPPRPTVQRSTVETGGPSSVSGPARPAGTEVGASPAAVTLTGGASPSTPVRIGGSGTAVVDPSTVAATGVAGEGSSLRKRSGKGEESSPHVSKKAKGEMDINPDAEPTCSTCGRTFASWKAVFGHMRAHPDRGWRGAFPPPEWSPEKPNDQQGDQSALRSQLAPRLLSLAIDTLNQMKHDQGHEAGSSTNRRNFDLNTEPPRESESNSGSSSPPSGGNRFDLNKPPKADHNDGNEGASK; encoded by the coding sequence AtgaccaacaacaacaacaacaacaacaacaaggatGCTGCTGCCATCCCTGATAAGGCCAATGAGCATTCAGAAGCAGCCAACAGCCCTAGAAGAAACCTCAACGATCAAGAGGAGGCTATCGCCCCACCAAGGCCAACAGTCCAACGGTCTACTGTCGAAACCGGTGGACCTTCTTCTGTTTCTGGTCCTGCCAGGCCGGCAGGAACTGAAGTTGGTGCATCTCCTGCTGCCGTGACTTTAACTGGTGGTGCTAGCCCATCAACTCCTGTAAGAATTGGAGGGAGTGGTACTGCTGTTGTTGATCCCAGTACTGTTGCTGCTACTGGAGTGGCTGGAGAAGGGTCGTCCTTGAGAAAACGATCTGGAAAGGGTGAAGAGAGCAGTCCTCATGTGTCCAAGAAGGCTAAAGGAGAGATGGACATTAATCCTGACGCTGAACCGACGTGCTCTACATGTGGCCGAACATTTGCCTCCTGGAAGGCAGTATTTGGTCATATGCGAGCACACCCTGATCGCGGCTGGAGAGGTGCCTTCCCCCCTCCGGAATGGTCTCCAGAAAAGCCTAATGACCAGCAGGGAGATCAAAGTGCTCTACGAAGCCAATTAGCACCAAGGCTGCTAAGTTTGGCAATAGACACTCTAAATCAGATGAAGCACGATCAAGGTCATGAGGCTGGTTCTTCGACAAATCGAAGAAACTTTGATTTGAATACGGAACCACCGAGAGAATCAGAAAGTAATTCTGGATCTTCTTCTCCCCCAAGCGGTGGAAACCGGTTTGATCTTAATAAACCTCCGAAAGCTGATCATAACGATGGCAACGAGGGAGCatccaaataa
- the LOC133693256 gene encoding dirigent protein 21-like, whose protein sequence is MAHPALHLYVLAILLLALSFKATSTSTSTHSRRGLKSLHFTLYQQEAINKTVYLIVKGVTGPDVSPSASPFGSLFVNQDLLTISPNSSSKVVGVAEGASITSSLDGLTNIVMEKITLELKHYKGSVSVLGTAHNIKVIDLPVVGGTGDFMFVQGYIKPSLVTFENPNIVYKIEFHLYWPSYVANHFSHIDRSSTLNGV, encoded by the coding sequence ATGGCTCACCCAGCTCTACACCTTTACGTTCTTGCTATTTTACTCCTTGCTCTTTCATTTAAGGCCACCTCCACCTCGACCTCCACCCACAGCCGCCGCGGACTCAAATCCCTCCACTTTACACTCTACCAACAAGAAGCCATAAACAAAACAGTGTATCTCATAGTGAAGGGTGTGACAGGACCAGACGTTAGTCCTTCCGCATCCCCCTTTGGCTCCCTGTTTGTTAACCAAGATCTTTTGACTATTTCACCTAACTCGTCTTCAAAAGTTGTTGGAGTGGCTGAAGGAGCTTCCATAACATCCAGTCTTGATGGACTCACCAACATTGTTATGGAGAAGATCACTTTAGAACTGAAGCACTACAAGGGATCAGTCTCCGTACTTGGAACTGCTCACAACATCAAGGTTATTGATCTTCCTGTCGTGGGAGGCACCGGTGATTTCATGTTCGTTCAAGGCTATATAAAACCATCTCTAGTGACCTTCGAGAACCCCAATATTGTATACAAGATCGAGTTTCACCTGTACTGGCCTTCCTATGTTGCAAATCATTTTTCTCATATTGATCGAAGTTCTACTTTGAATGGTGTCTAG